The nucleotide window CCGGCGTCCAGCGAATTTGCGGATTGCGCAGGAACACCATGCCCGACGGGCCCCAATAATCGATGGTATTGGGGAACACATCGCCATCCATGAAGACACTGTTGGTCTGGCCGGCAAGAATGGATTTCCACTCACCGTAGGCATGGCGCAAGCGGATGGTGGTCTGACCCTCATCAGGGCCAACACCGAACATGTCGAATTCGAATTTGGTGGTCAGCGGCGCATCGCCGGCCATGGTACTGGCGTTCACGCCCAGGCGACTCTGACGAACGCTGAGCACTGCCTGGCCATCACTGCCAACTGTATCCTGATCGTAGGGGATACGACCGGGTCTGAGCGTGTCTTCCCATTCTGGAGTCACACGATCGAAGCCCTGAACATAATCCACCATGCCAAAGCCGTACACTTCAAAGGAGGAGTCGGAATCCGCAGCTACACAAGCGACAGGCGCCATCAGTACAGCAGCACTGAGCGCCTTGAGAGGAAAGGTTTTACCCATGATGTTCATCCCTGGTTGTCCTTATTACCGCTGCCGCTCCCTGGCACGGAATCAGCAGCAATGACACTACCGTGTTGCATCTTTTCCTGCACTGATATGAACATAGATCTGAACCGTAGTCACGATCCTGCCATCAAATTCCTGGCAGATAATGACAACAGCGTCACAACAGACTTTGACGGCACCTTGATCGCCGGTATTCACTATAGAAAAGCATTCTTTGAGAGTGGGGATTAGTCCATGAGCATCCTGCAGCTACCCGACGCCCATCCGGAGGTTATTCTTCTGGATTGGCACGCCACCCTGGTAGATACCCACGACGCCATGTATCACGCCGTGGACGATGTGCTCCCGCACCTCAAGGAACTGAACCTGTGGGACCGGCTGCTCGATCCGGAAGATTCCAAAACCATTGAAGACGCCAAGCTGCTGATCTATGTGAAGGACAACCAGCGTCTGCACCCCAAAATCGTCGCCCAGCGCAAGATTTCCCGCACCGATATTTTTGAAGTGCTGTTCGGTAGTGATCAGGATGCCAAGGGCCGTGCCCATCAGGCCTTCGATAACGCCTATAAAAAGTACGTGGAAGATGTGTTCCCTCTGGAAAGCGACATTCGTGAACAGCTGGAGCACCTTCGCGCTATCGGCATCAAAACCGGTCTGATTTCCAATCGTAAACGGGATTTCCTGGAGCACGAATTGGCTCTGGTGGATGGCACTGGTTGGGAAGACCTGTTTGATGTGGTGGTGTGCGGCAGCGATGTGGCAGAACGCAAGCCGGCCCCGGACATGCTACTCAAAGCCCTGGCCGACCTGGACCTGAAACCTGCCCGTGATTGCTGGTATATCGGCGACAGCACCACCGATGTGATCGCTGCCAAGGAAGCCGGCATCACCTCGATCTTCTACAATGGTGCCGGATGGGGCCAGGCCTGGCTGGACAAGATTTTCCCGGACACCATCAAGCACCCCCATCGCCCGGATGCCGTGGTCGGCAGCATCGCCGAACTCACCGATCTTGCCCGCCACCTGCTCGCCCAACATAAACGGGTAGAACGCGCCCGAACCTGAAAGTTTATTCAGGAGCTCAGCTTGCCTGGGCGAATAGGTGAGTGTTGAGTTGCGAGTTGCGAGTTGCGAGTTGCGAGTTGCGAAAAGCCAAACAGTCCGGCTTTGTGAACGGGGTGTTTTTCGTAACTCATAACTCGCTACTCACACCCGATTCCACGGCCCATTCGCTCAACAAGTTGAGCCTCCTACAGGAAACCCATCCTGTTTAGCTCCGAGGCTGTGATTCTGTGGGAGATTCAGCTTGCTGAACGAACAAGGCACCTCAAACTGCACATCGCCCGGCTACTTGAACTGGCTCGGCGATACTCCGTACCACTTCTTGAACGCCCGCGAGAACGCACTCACCTCTGAAAAACCCAACAAAAACGCCATCTGCGTGACGGTCATGCCCGGAGTGCGCAGGTGGCGCTCCACCAGTGTCTTGCGGGTATCTTCCAGCAGCTGTTTCCAGCTCAGACCTTCATCACTCAGCCGGCGCTGCAGGCTGCGGGTGCTCATGCAGCACTCCTCTGCCGCATCCGCCTGGGCAGGCTCACCATCCGGCAACCGTTGCTCGATCCACAGGGTCAGCCTGCTGGCCAGGGAAGACTGCTCTGCCTCGGCCAGACGCTGCGCCAGGGTGGCATCCAGCATGGCGGCCAGCTGGGTATCACTGGCGGCCAGCATTTGCTGGGCATTGGCCTTGTCGAACGCCAGGGTGTAATGGTCCGCCACGGTCACTTCACAGCGCAA belongs to Alcanivorax sediminis and includes:
- a CDS encoding HAD family hydrolase yields the protein MSILQLPDAHPEVILLDWHATLVDTHDAMYHAVDDVLPHLKELNLWDRLLDPEDSKTIEDAKLLIYVKDNQRLHPKIVAQRKISRTDIFEVLFGSDQDAKGRAHQAFDNAYKKYVEDVFPLESDIREQLEHLRAIGIKTGLISNRKRDFLEHELALVDGTGWEDLFDVVVCGSDVAERKPAPDMLLKALADLDLKPARDCWYIGDSTTDVIAAKEAGITSIFYNGAGWGQAWLDKIFPDTIKHPHRPDAVVGSIAELTDLARHLLAQHKRVERART